In Chryseobacterium oranimense, a single window of DNA contains:
- a CDS encoding mevalonate kinase: MTNPLFYAKIILFGEYGMIEDSQGLVVPYSFYKGTLKFSDLSSEFELKSNRHLQKYSDFLATLDLSDDFKLDIDSFKNDIASGLFFDSNIPQGYGVGSSGALVAAVFEKYALNKLEPEQISKDNLKKLKAVFGEMESYFHGKSSGMDPLICYMNLPILIENKENLDRVSIPEGEEGKGAIFLIDSGITGETGPMIQIFFEKMKTEGFRKTLKEEFIRYNNACIDSFLKKDMNPFFRNLKKLSYWAYEHFRPMIPESIFNIWKKGLDSNAYYLKLCGSGGGGYILGFTKDYAKAEKMLEGFQKEVIYRF, from the coding sequence ATGACGAACCCTCTATTTTATGCAAAAATAATTCTCTTTGGAGAATATGGGATGATTGAAGATTCCCAGGGGCTTGTAGTACCTTACAGCTTCTATAAAGGAACTCTGAAATTCTCAGATTTGAGCTCTGAATTTGAACTTAAATCGAACAGACACCTGCAGAAATACTCTGATTTTCTTGCAACGCTTGATCTTTCTGATGATTTCAAACTAGATATCGACAGCTTTAAAAATGATATTGCATCCGGACTTTTCTTTGATTCCAATATTCCTCAGGGATATGGAGTAGGAAGTTCTGGAGCTTTGGTAGCTGCTGTTTTTGAAAAATATGCACTCAATAAACTTGAACCTGAACAAATTTCTAAAGATAATCTGAAAAAGCTGAAGGCTGTTTTTGGTGAAATGGAAAGCTATTTCCATGGTAAAAGTTCGGGAATGGATCCCCTGATCTGTTATATGAACCTGCCGATCCTTATCGAGAATAAAGAAAACCTGGACAGGGTTTCTATTCCTGAAGGTGAAGAAGGTAAAGGAGCCATATTTCTTATTGATAGCGGAATTACAGGCGAAACAGGACCTATGATTCAGATTTTCTTTGAAAAAATGAAAACAGAAGGTTTCCGTAAAACGTTAAAAGAAGAGTTCATCCGTTATAACAACGCATGTATTGATTCTTTCCTTAAAAAAGACATGAATCCTTTCTTCAGAAACCTGAAAAAGCTTTCTTACTGGGCATATGAACATTTTCGTCCTATGATCCCGGAAAGTATTTTCAATATCTGGAAAAAAGGGCTTGACTCTAATGCTTATTATCTGAAACTTTGCGGAAGCGGAGGCGGAGGATATATTCTGGGCTTTACCAAAGACTATGCGAAAGCAGAAAAAATGCTTGAAGGCTTCCAAAAAGAAGTGATTTACAGATTTTAA
- a CDS encoding T9SS type A sorting domain-containing protein, producing the protein MRVNIYSSDPSVAGAVSVYGDDTTNRFSAGADANMYRTGNTLVPTPGTPGTTRKIWKITANTPKTLTPGTYWVKYQLQNVVMVNAGFLPPVTIVGNRGLPAFNAKQFDAILGTWAPIVDAGNPAAAPDYPLDMPFVITFTATVLGTQETMQYDNRVQVYPNPVKDDFRINNPEKLKISSIEIIDASGKLVRTLKTSEEYSVSDLPKGNYILKIKNEGGLTKITKLIKQ; encoded by the coding sequence GTGAGAGTAAATATTTACAGCTCAGATCCTTCTGTAGCAGGCGCTGTTAGCGTATATGGCGATGATACCACCAACAGATTCAGCGCTGGTGCAGATGCTAATATGTACAGAACCGGAAATACTTTGGTCCCAACTCCCGGAACACCAGGAACCACCCGAAAGATATGGAAAATTACTGCAAATACACCCAAAACTTTGACTCCGGGAACCTATTGGGTAAAATATCAGTTACAAAATGTAGTTATGGTCAATGCAGGCTTTTTACCTCCGGTTACTATTGTTGGAAACAGGGGGCTTCCTGCTTTTAATGCCAAGCAGTTTGATGCTATTTTAGGAACCTGGGCCCCAATAGTAGATGCCGGAAATCCTGCAGCAGCTCCTGATTATCCACTGGATATGCCATTTGTAATTACTTTTACTGCTACAGTATTGGGCACGCAGGAGACGATGCAATATGATAACAGAGTACAGGTTTATCCTAACCCGGTAAAAGATGATTTTAGAATAAATAATCCGGAAAAGCTTAAAATAAGCTCAATAGAAATCATCGACGCTTCAGGAAAGCTTGTAAGAACACTGAAGACATCCGAAGAGTATAGTGTTTCAGATCTGCCTAAAGGAAATTATATTTTGAAAATAAAGAATGAAGGCGGGCTTACAAAAA
- a CDS encoding proline dehydrogenase family protein has translation MPIFNDTKVAFADKSDAQLRKAYWMFKMIEQPALTSLGTSVLNFTVHNNFPFVTGIVKSTLFEQFCGGETREESMKAVKQLFKRGVGSIFDYSIEGKEDEETFDAVCKEIKDIIRFSVGNPAIPFIVFKPTAFGRIDLYEAVGKGAELTTSQKEEWERVVRRFDEVCSLCHENDKKVMVDAEETWMQDSADQLCEEMMEKYNQEKPIVWNTIQMYRTGRLEYMEAHLQRAREKNYFIGYKIVRGAYMEKERARAAEKGYADPIQPNKEASDRNYNAGIDFVMNHLDKVSAFFGTHNEVSSELVMDKMKAKSLDNGNPHVYFGQLYGMSDNITFYLSDKGYNVAKYLPYGPVKDVVPYLTRRARENTSVAGQTGRELGLIKKELERRKK, from the coding sequence ATGCCCATTTTTAACGATACTAAAGTTGCATTTGCAGACAAGTCTGATGCACAATTAAGAAAGGCGTACTGGATGTTTAAAATGATTGAACAGCCTGCTCTTACCAGCCTTGGAACTTCTGTCCTTAATTTTACGGTACACAACAATTTTCCTTTCGTGACCGGAATTGTAAAAAGCACCTTGTTTGAACAATTCTGTGGCGGCGAAACACGTGAAGAAAGTATGAAGGCAGTAAAACAGCTTTTCAAAAGGGGTGTGGGAAGTATTTTCGATTATTCAATTGAGGGTAAAGAGGATGAGGAAACCTTTGATGCAGTGTGTAAAGAGATTAAAGATATCATCAGATTTTCAGTGGGAAACCCTGCCATTCCGTTTATTGTATTTAAGCCGACCGCCTTCGGAAGAATTGATCTTTATGAAGCAGTAGGAAAAGGAGCTGAGCTTACAACCAGCCAGAAAGAAGAATGGGAAAGAGTGGTGAGAAGATTTGATGAGGTTTGCAGCCTTTGCCATGAAAATGATAAGAAAGTAATGGTAGATGCTGAAGAAACCTGGATGCAGGATTCGGCAGATCAGCTTTGTGAAGAAATGATGGAGAAGTACAATCAGGAAAAACCGATTGTATGGAATACCATCCAGATGTACAGAACCGGAAGACTGGAATATATGGAAGCTCATCTGCAGAGAGCCAGAGAAAAAAATTATTTTATAGGATATAAGATTGTGCGTGGGGCTTATATGGAAAAGGAAAGAGCAAGAGCTGCAGAAAAAGGATATGCGGATCCTATCCAGCCGAATAAAGAAGCTTCGGACAGAAACTATAATGCCGGAATTGATTTTGTAATGAATCATTTGGATAAAGTATCTGCATTTTTCGGAACCCATAATGAAGTGTCTTCAGAATTGGTTATGGATAAAATGAAAGCTAAATCTCTGGATAATGGCAATCCACATGTTTATTTTGGGCAGCTTTACGGGATGAGTGATAATATCACCTTCTACTTATCAGATAAAGGTTATAATGTGGCTAAATATCTTCCATATGGACCCGTAAAGGATGTTGTTCCATATCTTACAAGAAGAGCCAGAGAAAATACTTCTGTAGCCGGACAGACAGGAAGAGAACTAGGACTTATCAAGAAAGAGCTTGAAAGAAGAAAAAAATAG
- a CDS encoding UbiA family prenyltransferase: protein MNSEKETFQSKNYVSKSIFYRFSQFVGFLIGARVFVAALLTFALYVSTFFLFNQDETFRKFVFDFKVHGIIFCTVISILAGGIINQFYDLEKDHVAKPFRTRIQSFIKQKYFLYAYLVLTAVSLGVAWMISHKVFAFFLVYQFFMWFYSHKLSRLLIINNLTFVSLTLYPFFGMMVYYETFSKKVMLMAIFLFLILLCIDIVKDMLTKSVDKAFGYTTIPNYFKNRNTQIIIISLLVTTIAVSMKLISKTGISGFMAYYFTAGMFVMIFCIYLLLNSTRRSKFFTLNILRFWIFVGIIAMLLNGIENKF, encoded by the coding sequence ATGAATTCTGAAAAAGAAACTTTCCAATCTAAAAATTATGTCTCTAAATCTATTTTTTACAGATTCTCACAGTTCGTGGGTTTTCTTATCGGTGCCCGTGTTTTTGTAGCCGCACTTCTTACCTTTGCCTTGTATGTTTCTACATTTTTCCTGTTTAATCAGGATGAAACCTTTAGAAAATTCGTCTTCGATTTTAAAGTACACGGCATTATTTTCTGTACCGTTATCTCCATTCTGGCTGGTGGAATTATTAACCAGTTTTATGATCTGGAAAAAGACCATGTGGCCAAGCCTTTCAGGACCAGGATTCAAAGCTTTATCAAGCAGAAATACTTTTTGTATGCTTATCTTGTCCTTACTGCAGTTTCTCTTGGGGTTGCGTGGATGATTTCTCACAAAGTTTTTGCTTTTTTTCTTGTCTATCAGTTTTTTATGTGGTTTTACAGCCATAAATTAAGCAGACTGCTGATCATCAATAATCTTACTTTTGTAAGTCTTACATTATATCCTTTCTTCGGAATGATGGTGTATTATGAAACCTTTTCTAAAAAGGTGATGCTGATGGCCATTTTTCTTTTTTTAATTCTTTTATGTATTGATATTGTAAAAGATATGTTGACGAAAAGTGTGGATAAGGCATTCGGGTATACAACTATTCCTAACTATTTTAAAAATAGAAATACTCAGATCATTATCATTTCCCTGTTGGTTACGACCATAGCTGTTTCAATGAAACTTATTTCTAAAACAGGGATTTCAGGCTTTATGGCATATTATTTTACGGCAGGAATGTTTGTCATGATTTTTTGTATTTACCTGCTGCTTAATTCTACCCGGAGGAGTAAATTCTTCACACTCAATATATTAAGATTTTGGATTTTTGTAGGTATCATTGCGATGCTTCTGAATGGAATTGAAAATAAATTCTAG